CGTTTCAAAAAGCTCCTCTACGCTCTGGCAGAAGTGTATGCCGTTCCAGTTGCCATCCGGAATAAAGGGCGTATAGGTCTGGATGTTGCAGCCAAAGGGTTTTAGCAGCTCGACGAGTGACTGGGCGACATTTCCAAAGCCATGGATGCCGACCGTGCGCCCGAACAGACTGCGCTCAAGGCGTTCCTTATTGTGTTGGCTCTTCCAGCCTTGACGGTGATGTAGAAGATACTGATGGCTGGCCGCATTGCGCAGGGTGGCAAGTATCATCATCAGTGCGCATTCTGCCACCACGCGACTGATGGACGGTCCCCAGTTTGTCACCTGTATGCCGCTCTCGATCCAGTCCAGCGGGATGCGTGTACGGACGGTTCCTGCCAGGTAGCAAATATACTTCAGCTCACTCGGGGGAGCGAGCTCCTGGATAGGAGGCAGTGCAGGCATACTTCTGCCCACGAGCAGAATCTCGCAGCGAGTGCTTTCTAAAAAGTCCTTCCAGTTTACGCCGGAGGGTTCCTGACACCATACGAATTCGGAGACCCGCTTTTTGAGGTCATTGAGACCGTCTGGGAAGTGGTCCTCGTACTCGCGTGGCGTCAACAGCATGCTCACGTGAGGCTTGCTGGTTGTGTGACTGGTGCTTGACGCCGGAGAATGAGTGTTCGGGACAGTGATGGACATGATCAGGAAGCGTTACGGTAGGGGGTGGGGTAGAGCTCTGCCCGTTAGGAGCTTTGCTTGATGCGTGTTATCATGCGCATTCGTGGAGGAGGATAAATCAGTCCTGTCCTGTAACTATAAAATGACTTGCTGATCGGAATCGCTGATGATTATTGTCGGGTACTGTTGCTACAGGGTGAAATTCCGCTTTTGCGTACG
This genomic interval from Ruficoccus sp. ZRK36 contains the following:
- a CDS encoding hydroxyacid dehydrogenase produces the protein MLLTPREYEDHFPDGLNDLKKRVSEFVWCQEPSGVNWKDFLESTRCEILLVGRSMPALPPIQELAPPSELKYICYLAGTVRTRIPLDWIESGIQVTNWGPSISRVVAECALMMILATLRNAASHQYLLHHRQGWKSQHNKERLERSLFGRTVGIHGFGNVAQSLVELLKPFGCNIQTYTPFIPDGNWNGIHFCQSVEELFETSEILVEAAPLNAQTQFLVGRKLLERLPNGACFINVGRGKVVREDDLIEVAAGKNLRLGLDVYHQEPLPADSPLRSDPNVFLMPHQAGPTQDRLKDIGAYALRQIFHYLEGQPLDNVITPEVWKITT